From one Enterococcus sp. DIV2402 genomic stretch:
- a CDS encoding FAD-dependent oxidoreductase — protein MKIIIIGGVAGGMSAATRLRRLMEDAEIIVLEKGPFVSFANCGLPYYVSGEIAEREQLVVKTPEALKDRFNLDVRPFHEVTAISPENHTVTIRTKNQEIVETYDKLILSPGARPFIPPIEGLKEAQNVYSLRNIPDLDKIMENLTGQTKHAVIIGAGFIGLEMAENLQRRGLHVTIVEKASQVLPTLDEEMAAFVEKELRRQGITVITSQAATLFEEAGKSITLENGQKLISDLTLLSVGVQPENHLALEAGLATGLRGGILVNEAYQTSAPDIYAVGDAIIVRQQITGEEALISLASPANRQGRQVADVIAGMARQNQGSIGTAIVRVFDLVAASTGLSERVAKLAQLPLAVVHVSGKDHAGYFPGATELTLKLIFNPQTGEIYGAQGIGEKGVDKRIDILATAIKAKMTIFDLPELELTYAPPFGSAKDPVNMLGYAAMNLAEGLSESVQWYELADELAKGKILLDVRTADELSRGKFNIGLGLHIPLNELRHQLAQLDINKEYIVSCQSGLRSYLAERILKQHGFKAKNLDGAFALYQVVKPEEVSYV, from the coding sequence ATGAAAATTATTATTATTGGAGGCGTTGCTGGTGGAATGTCAGCAGCAACCCGTTTACGTCGTTTGATGGAAGATGCTGAAATTATTGTATTAGAGAAAGGTCCGTTTGTTTCTTTTGCAAACTGCGGTTTACCTTATTATGTATCTGGTGAGATTGCTGAAAGAGAGCAGCTTGTCGTAAAAACGCCTGAAGCATTGAAAGATCGATTTAATCTTGATGTGCGTCCGTTTCATGAAGTAACGGCTATCTCGCCAGAAAATCATACGGTAACAATCCGTACAAAGAACCAGGAAATAGTTGAAACTTATGATAAATTAATTTTATCTCCGGGAGCAAGACCTTTTATTCCACCCATTGAAGGTTTAAAAGAGGCGCAAAATGTATACAGTTTAAGAAATATTCCAGATTTAGATAAAATCATGGAGAATCTAACCGGACAAACTAAACATGCTGTCATTATTGGTGCTGGATTTATTGGTTTAGAAATGGCAGAAAACCTACAAAGACGTGGATTACATGTAACAATTGTTGAGAAAGCATCGCAAGTTTTACCAACACTGGATGAAGAAATGGCCGCTTTCGTTGAAAAAGAATTACGTCGTCAAGGGATAACGGTCATCACTTCTCAAGCAGCTACTCTCTTTGAGGAAGCTGGCAAAAGCATCACTTTAGAAAATGGACAAAAGCTAATATCAGATTTAACGTTATTGTCAGTTGGTGTGCAACCAGAGAATCATTTAGCACTTGAGGCTGGTTTGGCAACAGGTTTGCGTGGTGGCATTCTGGTGAATGAAGCGTATCAAACAAGTGCCCCGGACATTTATGCAGTTGGCGATGCAATTATCGTTCGCCAACAAATTACAGGAGAAGAAGCTTTAATTTCACTGGCTTCTCCAGCAAATCGTCAAGGTAGACAAGTAGCAGATGTCATTGCAGGAATGGCGCGCCAGAATCAAGGCAGTATTGGAACTGCAATTGTTCGTGTGTTTGATTTAGTTGCTGCTTCAACAGGCTTAAGTGAACGTGTTGCTAAATTGGCTCAATTACCGCTAGCAGTGGTACATGTTAGTGGAAAAGACCATGCTGGATATTTTCCAGGAGCTACTGAACTTACATTGAAACTAATTTTTAATCCTCAGACCGGAGAAATTTATGGTGCTCAAGGAATTGGTGAAAAAGGTGTAGATAAACGAATAGATATTTTAGCAACAGCAATTAAAGCCAAGATGACTATTTTTGATTTACCTGAGTTAGAATTGACCTATGCGCCACCTTTTGGTTCTGCGAAAGATCCGGTTAATATGTTGGGATATGCAGCTATGAATCTTGCGGAAGGCTTAAGTGAATCCGTTCAATGGTATGAATTAGCAGACGAATTAGCTAAGGGAAAAATCTTGTTAGATGTGCGCACTGCTGATGAGTTGAGTCGAGGAAAATTTAACATAGGTTTAGGCTTGCATATACCTCTCAATGAGTTACGTCATCAATTGGCGCAACTAGATATAAATAAAGAATATATTGTTAGTTGTCAAAGTGGCTTACGCAGCTATCTGGCAGAGCGGATTTTAAAACAGCATGGGTTTAAAGCGAAAAATCTAGATGGTGCCTTTGCTCTTTATCAAGTAGTCAAGCCGGAGGAAGTAAGTTATGTATAA
- a CDS encoding rhodanese-like domain-containing protein gives MYNSIGINEFEQLTKRKQLSILDVREVDEFQRGHIPTAENLPLSQLGSGKLSLKKEETYYVICQAGARSERACQLLGETYHVTNVMGGMSAWRGDTVIKDY, from the coding sequence ATGTATAATTCAATTGGGATAAATGAATTCGAACAATTAACTAAACGAAAACAGCTCTCAATTCTTGATGTTCGTGAAGTAGATGAATTTCAAAGAGGTCATATTCCTACTGCAGAAAATCTTCCATTAAGTCAATTAGGAAGTGGAAAACTTTCATTAAAAAAAGAAGAAACGTATTATGTAATCTGTCAAGCAGGTGCCCGTTCGGAAAGAGCTTGTCAATTGTTAGGAGAAACATATCATGTGACGAATGTCATGGGCGGCATGTCTGCATGGCGTGGAGACACAGTGATAAAAGATTATTAA
- a CDS encoding dihydropteridine reductase, whose amino-acid sequence MQIYWTKINQIIEETPEVKTFLLDCPKDYTWQEGSHLHLALKGFNIGEKPNRSLVRHMSISTLPNEQGVGITTRIKEQASEFKTILKHITVGEEVALFKTHTHVPLKRENKNIYLLSAGVGIATFRPLVLDYLADTDQVAQIHSLNIDSSGDYLFTDIFHTNPDKNFHAEFVNNRPAYYEQVKELATDKTGLYYVVGSDEFLVQTIAVLQEQGITSEQIMLDKHAHQLPDFLPVGENAK is encoded by the coding sequence ATGCAAATTTATTGGACAAAAATTAATCAAATTATTGAAGAAACGCCCGAAGTAAAAACATTCCTATTAGATTGCCCGAAAGATTATACTTGGCAGGAAGGATCACATCTACATCTAGCATTAAAAGGATTTAATATTGGAGAAAAACCAAATCGTAGTCTCGTACGTCATATGTCAATCTCTACATTACCAAATGAACAAGGCGTTGGTATTACCACTCGTATTAAAGAACAAGCTTCAGAATTTAAAACTATTTTGAAACATATTACTGTTGGCGAAGAAGTTGCTCTTTTTAAAACACATACACATGTTCCCTTAAAAAGAGAAAATAAAAATATTTATCTTCTTTCAGCGGGCGTTGGTATCGCTACTTTTCGTCCTCTTGTTTTAGATTATCTTGCAGATACAGATCAAGTAGCCCAAATCCATTCTTTAAATATTGATTCTTCTGGTGATTATTTATTTACAGATATCTTCCATACAAATCCAGATAAAAATTTCCATGCAGAATTCGTAAACAACCGTCCAGCCTATTATGAGCAAGTAAAAGAATTAGCCACAGATAAAACTGGACTGTATTATGTAGTAGGTAGTGATGAATTTCTTGTACAAACAATTGCTGTATTACAGGAACAAGGAATTACATCTGAACAAATTATGTTAGATAAACATGCACATCAGTTGCCTGATTTTTTGCCAGTTGGTGAAAATGCTAAATAA
- a CDS encoding metal-sensitive transcriptional regulator has translation MEEDKKKVIHRLRRTEGQIRGIQKMIEEDKECIDVMTQLSAVRSSIDRVMGMIVAENLKNCFVSPENDPEEQAKKLEQAINMIIKK, from the coding sequence ATGGAAGAAGATAAAAAGAAAGTCATTCATCGCTTAAGGAGAACGGAAGGACAAATACGAGGAATTCAAAAAATGATTGAAGAAGACAAAGAATGTATCGATGTTATGACTCAATTAAGTGCCGTACGTTCTAGTATTGACCGTGTAATGGGCATGATCGTTGCAGAAAATCTTAAAAATTGTTTTGTCTCTCCCGAAAACGACCCTGAAGAACAAGCAAAAAAATTGGAACAAGCAATCAATATGATTATAAAAAAATAA
- a CDS encoding sigma-70 family RNA polymerase sigma factor: protein MKELEEIYAVYFNDIYRFLYRLCGEEHLAEDLTSETFFKVMQSLDSFKGESDVKTWLFQIAKNTYFSYARKHKIFIDIDEITTKSSINIEQNLLLQEKSEMIIYAIQQLPEPYKEVFYLRIFAELNFQQIGKLFGKTSNWACVTFHRARKKIIEEMREEY, encoded by the coding sequence GTGAAAGAGCTTGAAGAAATCTATGCAGTGTATTTTAACGATATTTATCGCTTTTTATATCGTCTTTGTGGAGAAGAACATCTTGCAGAAGATTTAACATCTGAAACTTTCTTCAAAGTCATGCAATCTCTAGATTCTTTTAAAGGAGAGAGTGATGTCAAAACTTGGTTGTTTCAAATTGCCAAAAACACTTATTTTTCTTACGCTAGAAAACATAAAATCTTTATCGATATTGATGAAATCACTACAAAATCCAGTATAAACATTGAACAAAACTTATTATTACAAGAGAAATCCGAGATGATTATCTATGCAATTCAACAACTTCCAGAACCATACAAAGAAGTATTTTATTTACGGATATTTGCGGAATTAAATTTTCAGCAGATTGGTAAGTTGTTTGGTAAAACAAGCAATTGGGCTTGTGTCACTTTTCATCGTGCTAGAAAAAAAATTATTGAAGAAATGAGGGAAGAATATTGA
- the tkt gene encoding transketolase — protein sequence MFDKIDQLGVDTLRTLSIDAVQKANSGHPGLPMGAAPMAYALWTKYLKVNPKTSRNWVDRDRFLLSAGHGSALLYSLLHCAGYDVTTDDLKNFRQWDSRTPGHPEVGHTDGVEATTGPLGQGIAMAVGMAMAEAHLAATYNRDQFNVVDHYTYALCGDGDLMEGVSQEAASMAGHMKLDKLIVLYDSNDISLDGPTSKAFTENVGQRFEAYGWQHILVEEGTDLEVISKAIEEAQAETDKPTLIEVKTVIGFGAPNAGTSSVHGAPLGVEGIQAAKKAYGWEYPEFAVPEEVAARFKETMVDKGAEYEAAWNELFAAYETAYPELANQFNQAFAGELPENWEAELPTYEVGSSQASRVSSKDMIQALSKAVPSLWGGSADLSASNNTMVAAEKDFEPGQYEGRNIWFGVREFAMAAAMNGIQLHGGTHVYGGTFFVFVDYLRPAVRLSAIQNIPVTYVLTHDSVAVGEDGPTHEPVEQLSSLRSMPNVQVIRPADGNETRAAWKLAMTSADKPTVLVLSRQNLPVIEGTKENADENVAKGGYVISAQKGDKPEGILIATGSEVNLAVEAQKVLAEEGIDVSVVSLPSFDLFDAQSDEYKASVLVPGVKKRVAIEAGSSFGWAKYVKCHGKTITIDHFGASAPGDKVLAEFGFTVENVVNTFKSI from the coding sequence ATGTTTGATAAAATTGATCAACTTGGTGTTGATACGCTACGTACATTGAGTATTGATGCGGTACAAAAAGCAAATTCGGGACATCCAGGACTACCAATGGGGGCTGCACCAATGGCCTACGCATTATGGACAAAATATTTGAAAGTAAATCCAAAAACTTCTCGTAATTGGGTCGATCGTGATCGTTTTTTGCTTTCGGCAGGACATGGTTCAGCGTTATTATATAGCTTATTGCATTGCGCAGGTTATGATGTAACGACCGATGATTTGAAAAACTTCCGTCAATGGGATAGCCGTACACCAGGGCATCCAGAAGTTGGCCATACAGATGGCGTCGAAGCAACGACTGGACCACTGGGACAAGGGATTGCCATGGCAGTCGGAATGGCAATGGCTGAAGCTCATTTAGCTGCAACTTATAATCGTGACCAATTCAACGTGGTGGATCATTATACTTATGCTCTTTGTGGTGACGGTGATTTGATGGAGGGTGTTTCTCAAGAAGCGGCATCAATGGCTGGTCACATGAAATTAGATAAATTAATTGTATTATATGATTCAAATGATATTTCCTTAGACGGACCAACTTCTAAAGCCTTCACTGAAAACGTCGGACAACGTTTTGAAGCTTACGGTTGGCAACATATTTTAGTAGAAGAAGGAACAGATTTAGAAGTGATTTCTAAAGCGATTGAAGAAGCGCAAGCAGAAACAGACAAACCAACACTGATTGAAGTGAAAACAGTTATCGGTTTTGGTGCACCAAATGCTGGTACCTCTTCTGTACACGGTGCACCGTTAGGAGTAGAAGGCATTCAAGCAGCGAAAAAAGCCTACGGCTGGGAGTATCCTGAATTTGCTGTACCTGAAGAAGTTGCAGCACGTTTTAAAGAAACAATGGTCGACAAAGGTGCTGAGTATGAAGCCGCTTGGAATGAATTATTTGCAGCATACGAAACCGCTTATCCAGAATTAGCCAACCAATTCAACCAAGCTTTTGCCGGAGAATTGCCAGAAAATTGGGAAGCAGAATTACCAACTTATGAAGTGGGATCAAGTCAAGCTAGCCGTGTGTCAAGTAAAGACATGATTCAAGCGTTATCAAAAGCTGTCCCTAGTTTATGGGGTGGTTCAGCCGATCTATCTGCCTCAAACAATACGATGGTCGCTGCTGAAAAAGATTTCGAACCCGGACAATACGAAGGCCGTAATATTTGGTTTGGTGTTCGTGAATTTGCGATGGCAGCTGCGATGAACGGGATTCAATTACATGGTGGCACACATGTCTATGGCGGAACATTCTTCGTTTTCGTTGATTACTTACGTCCAGCGGTACGTTTGTCAGCGATTCAAAATATTCCCGTTACTTACGTGTTAACACACGACTCTGTAGCAGTTGGGGAAGATGGACCAACCCATGAACCAGTAGAACAATTATCTAGCTTACGTAGTATGCCAAATGTGCAAGTGATTCGTCCAGCGGATGGGAATGAAACACGTGCCGCTTGGAAATTAGCCATGACATCAGCGGATAAACCAACTGTTTTAGTATTAAGTCGTCAAAACTTACCAGTCATTGAAGGGACAAAAGAAAATGCCGATGAAAATGTAGCCAAAGGTGGGTATGTCATTTCGGCTCAAAAAGGAGACAAACCAGAAGGTATTTTAATTGCGACTGGTTCAGAAGTCAACTTAGCTGTGGAAGCACAAAAAGTGCTAGCTGAAGAAGGAATTGACGTATCGGTTGTTTCTTTACCAAGTTTTGATTTGTTTGACGCACAATCAGATGAGTACAAAGCTTCTGTTTTAGTTCCAGGCGTGAAAAAACGTGTGGCAATTGAAGCAGGTTCTTCATTTGGTTGGGCAAAATATGTGAAATGCCATGGAAAAACCATTACGATTGATCATTTTGGTGCATCTGCCCCTGGTGATAAAGTCTTAGCTGAATTTGGCTTCACTGTTGAAAATGTTGTAAATACATTTAAATCAATTTAA
- a CDS encoding ABC transporter substrate-binding protein, translating into MNKRILGITTATFATLFLLTACSPKEEGSTETTTSTTAVQTESNETVYPLEIEVTDSEGNTHIQTFEQAPERIVTNNLSSIEILLELGLKDKIVGITQPDNEVTGEFADDVKDLDVIGDKMTVSKETIAGYTPDIVVGREMAFNDESIGSVATLNDLGIQTYIQTASSMTSNPPLTNVIDDVLALGKIFNVNERAEEYAKELETRYQTVVEKVQAQEGDETLTLLPIVAYDASKSSFAVFNISGGLQSDLLKQLNVKPAVEGSVADPSLETIINTNPDIILYVTADRNADLDANAVESIKNEPLLKEVNAVKENRIYTTTYDDFMDYGVRIFDTLEMLGDHLYGENK; encoded by the coding sequence ATGAACAAACGAATATTAGGTATTACGACAGCTACATTCGCCACCTTATTTTTATTAACAGCTTGCAGTCCAAAAGAGGAAGGAAGCACTGAAACAACTACATCTACAACTGCGGTACAGACTGAATCAAACGAAACTGTTTATCCATTAGAGATTGAAGTGACTGATTCAGAAGGAAACACACATATCCAAACATTTGAACAAGCACCAGAGCGTATTGTGACAAATAATTTGTCTTCGATTGAAATTTTATTAGAATTAGGTTTGAAAGATAAAATTGTGGGTATTACCCAACCAGATAATGAAGTCACGGGTGAATTTGCAGATGATGTGAAAGATTTAGATGTTATCGGGGATAAAATGACTGTTTCAAAAGAAACGATTGCAGGTTATACACCGGATATTGTTGTCGGACGAGAAATGGCTTTTAATGATGAATCGATTGGTTCTGTAGCAACGTTAAATGATTTAGGTATTCAAACCTATATTCAAACAGCAAGTAGCATGACCTCTAATCCACCATTAACCAATGTAATTGACGATGTTTTAGCATTAGGAAAAATCTTTAATGTGAATGAGCGTGCAGAAGAATACGCGAAAGAACTTGAAACACGTTATCAAACCGTAGTGGAGAAGGTACAAGCTCAAGAAGGCGATGAAACACTAACCCTATTGCCGATTGTTGCATATGATGCTTCAAAATCTTCGTTTGCAGTTTTTAATATTTCTGGGGGACTACAAAGTGATTTATTGAAACAATTAAATGTTAAACCTGCAGTTGAAGGCAGTGTTGCTGATCCATCCTTAGAAACTATCATTAATACAAATCCAGATATTATTTTATATGTAACGGCTGATCGTAATGCAGATTTGGATGCCAATGCAGTAGAAAGCATCAAAAACGAACCGCTGCTTAAAGAAGTCAATGCAGTGAAAGAAAATCGTATCTATACAACAACTTATGATGATTTTATGGATTATGGTGTGCGTATTTTTGATACTCTTGAAATGCTAGGCGATCATTTATATGGAGAAAATAAATAA
- a CDS encoding rhodanese-like domain-containing protein: MFKHIFRQIPSISIFELTQDIARNNLVLDVRTPSEYRAGHIPFSKNIPLKKIDTYQGSNQTIYVICQSGVRSRQATKKLRKKGYDAINVRGGMNQWSGKVKEGK, translated from the coding sequence GTGTTTAAACATATTTTCAGGCAAATTCCATCTATTAGTATTTTTGAATTAACACAAGATATAGCAAGAAATAACTTGGTTTTAGATGTCAGAACACCAAGTGAATACCGCGCAGGGCATATTCCGTTTTCTAAAAATATTCCTTTAAAAAAGATAGATACCTATCAGGGTAGTAATCAAACAATCTATGTTATTTGTCAATCAGGTGTGAGAAGTCGTCAAGCAACTAAAAAATTACGAAAAAAAGGGTATGATGCAATCAATGTTCGTGGTGGAATGAATCAATGGTCAGGAAAAGTAAAGGAAGGAAAATAA
- a CDS encoding zf-HC2 domain-containing protein produces the protein MVTCDMIKDLLPLYVENMLSKDSQLLVESHLKTCPECQKELELLKSAITVPIETNTAPLLHAQKKIQKNKWQIGIFSTILTLIIATISISFLTSPQYLPYNQEKILVSTTENDLVVVQFDDSLADYHLNRQRAPDGSGYIYHLTTWNNSWHHFWKSKERKNTIVNPNGEKVTAVYYYPGNNQTDQLIYGENIFPDGGMMTLPRLVLNYYLIFSCLLMIIGGIGWLIFHRKQLGGIFKQLSLISFFYILSHVFIKGMTTISYNVIRDFSIICLLTLLLYSGFLLGNHLFYTTKQRAK, from the coding sequence ATGGTTACTTGTGATATGATAAAAGATTTATTACCTTTATATGTAGAAAATATGTTAAGTAAAGATTCTCAATTACTTGTTGAATCACATCTTAAAACATGTCCTGAATGCCAAAAAGAACTGGAATTATTAAAGAGCGCAATTACAGTTCCCATAGAAACAAATACTGCACCCCTGCTTCATGCGCAAAAAAAGATTCAAAAGAATAAGTGGCAGATTGGCATTTTTTCTACCATACTTACATTGATAATTGCGACTATTTCTATAAGCTTTTTAACTTCTCCTCAGTATTTACCCTATAATCAAGAGAAAATACTCGTTTCAACCACAGAAAATGACTTAGTCGTTGTTCAATTTGATGATTCACTAGCAGATTATCATCTGAATCGTCAGAGAGCTCCCGATGGCTCAGGTTATATCTATCATCTAACCACTTGGAACAATAGTTGGCATCATTTTTGGAAGTCAAAAGAAAGAAAAAATACGATTGTTAATCCTAATGGTGAAAAAGTGACAGCTGTTTATTATTATCCAGGAAACAACCAAACAGATCAATTAATCTACGGAGAAAATATTTTTCCAGATGGCGGTATGATGACTTTACCTCGATTAGTACTAAATTATTATTTAATTTTTTCATGCTTATTAATGATCATTGGTGGAATTGGCTGGCTTATTTTCCATCGTAAACAATTAGGGGGCATTTTTAAACAACTTTCTTTAATCAGTTTTTTCTATATATTAAGTCATGTATTTATTAAAGGAATGACTACTATTTCATACAACGTCATACGTGATTTTTCTATTATTTGTTTACTGACACTTTTATTGTATAGTGGTTTTTTGCTTGGAAACCACTTATTTTATACGACAAAACAAAGGGCAAAGTAA
- a CDS encoding alpha/beta hydrolase: protein MIQIKTEKIHGYHVTIVLPTDYDETKKYPTIYMHDGGNAAKQALNYIDHLIITEKIEPIIIVGIDPIDRNDDYTPWTMAPLFPNQPTPGGKAKEYLHTLVHKIKPFIDTTYATNPIPEYTAIAGCSFGGLVSVFASYYYPETFHKYIILSASFWYEDVLRYLQGETITRLENNYQKPAISREKHQMYLYVGALEGIYRDSAQKHMVAYTNQAYNALKKEGFPPSQLLLETHPEGTHDVYFFSPHFISALHWLYGKIEQSKETN from the coding sequence TTGATACAAATTAAAACTGAAAAAATCCATGGGTATCATGTGACCATTGTCTTACCGACGGATTATGATGAAACAAAAAAATATCCCACAATTTATATGCACGATGGTGGCAATGCTGCAAAACAGGCATTAAATTATATTGACCATTTAATTATTACTGAAAAAATAGAACCAATAATTATTGTAGGAATTGATCCAATTGACCGAAATGATGACTATACACCATGGACAATGGCTCCTCTTTTCCCTAATCAACCAACACCTGGTGGTAAAGCAAAAGAGTATCTACATACGTTAGTGCATAAAATCAAACCATTTATCGATACAACCTATGCAACAAACCCAATCCCTGAATACACAGCGATTGCTGGCTGTTCATTTGGAGGTTTAGTTTCTGTTTTTGCTTCTTATTATTATCCTGAAACATTTCATAAATATATTATTTTATCTGCATCATTTTGGTATGAAGATGTTTTACGATATCTGCAAGGTGAAACAATAACTCGCTTAGAAAATAACTATCAAAAACCAGCAATCTCTCGTGAAAAACATCAAATGTATCTTTATGTAGGCGCATTAGAAGGAATCTATCGTGACAGTGCGCAAAAACACATGGTTGCTTACACTAACCAAGCGTATAATGCGTTAAAAAAAGAAGGCTTTCCACCTTCTCAATTATTATTAGAAACTCATCCAGAAGGCACACACGATGTCTATTTCTTTAGCCCACATTTTATCAGCGCCTTACACTGGCTTTATGGAAAAATTGAACAATCAAAGGAGACGAACTAA
- a CDS encoding FecCD family ABC transporter permease, producing MKKLSIYFVLIGLVVLLFFTIVIGVSVGTLRIPFEQTYTIFVEKLLNLEPTNVTYSGVVWKIRMPRVLMGVVVGAGLSLCGIIMQAVVQNPLAEPFLLGISAGGYLGATMFIILGSGILGIVSGFGLAFTAFIGALSAAICVLFLSSFRSSMTTTKLILSGTIVNALFTAIANFIIVFSGTDNTIARVTYWTMGSLSSAKWDNLLLPAIAVCLVTIYFSTQYRTLNAMLQGEEIAITLGIRLNFYRKVYTILVALLTGILVATCGIIGFVGLVIPHISRALVGPDHRKLIPVAVLIGSTFLVAVDILARTLIENNELPIGIFTAIVGAPFFAFIIIRKDYQFKE from the coding sequence ATGAAAAAATTAAGTATTTATTTTGTATTAATTGGATTAGTTGTTTTATTATTTTTTACAATTGTAATTGGTGTGAGTGTAGGAACATTACGAATACCTTTTGAGCAAACCTATACGATTTTTGTTGAAAAACTATTGAATCTAGAACCAACTAATGTAACTTATTCTGGTGTTGTCTGGAAAATCCGCATGCCACGTGTTTTGATGGGAGTTGTCGTGGGCGCAGGATTATCTCTTTGCGGTATTATCATGCAAGCGGTGGTTCAAAATCCTTTAGCAGAGCCGTTTTTATTAGGAATTTCGGCTGGTGGTTATTTAGGGGCAACTATGTTTATTATTTTAGGTAGTGGAATTTTGGGAATAGTCAGTGGCTTTGGCTTAGCTTTTACAGCATTTATCGGCGCATTGAGTGCAGCGATTTGTGTATTGTTTCTGTCTTCCTTTAGAAGCAGTATGACGACTACAAAATTGATTTTATCGGGAACGATTGTCAATGCGTTGTTTACAGCGATTGCGAACTTCATTATCGTTTTTTCAGGAACAGATAATACCATTGCTCGTGTAACGTACTGGACGATGGGTTCGTTATCTTCGGCGAAATGGGACAATCTATTGCTGCCAGCAATTGCAGTTTGCCTAGTGACTATTTATTTTTCAACACAATATCGTACCCTCAATGCGATGTTGCAAGGAGAAGAAATTGCCATAACGTTAGGAATTCGTTTGAATTTTTATCGGAAAGTATATACGATTTTAGTCGCACTCTTAACAGGTATTTTAGTGGCTACTTGTGGAATTATTGGTTTTGTTGGTTTAGTCATCCCTCACATTTCCAGAGCTTTAGTAGGGCCGGACCATCGAAAATTAATTCCAGTCGCGGTTTTAATCGGGAGTACCTTTTTAGTTGCAGTGGATATTTTAGCTAGAACATTGATTGAAAACAATGAATTGCCAATTGGAATTTTTACAGCGATTGTTGGAGCGCCTTTTTTTGCGTTTATTATCATTCGTAAAGATTACCAATTCAAAGAATGA
- a CDS encoding ABC transporter ATP-binding protein, which produces MDLTVENIEVFLGTKKIINGIDLQVANHSFTALLGPNGSGKSTLLKSVYRVLEPKSGTIYLDDLKLKQIPTKEIAQRMSVVSQFQSNSFDFTVKEIVLMGRTPHLRALEKESSLDYQLVDEALEKTGLYDLKDRTISKLSGGEKQRVSLARAIVQNPTLMILDEPSNHLDIKYQLEILRVIKKLGVNALAALHDISLAAQFCDYIYFIKEGEIKYHGSPKEVITKEIIKDIYEVDCEVYEDSKTHNILISYYTS; this is translated from the coding sequence ATGGATTTAACAGTTGAAAATATAGAAGTTTTTCTAGGCACTAAAAAAATTATCAACGGTATTGATTTACAAGTGGCAAATCATTCTTTTACCGCTTTGCTTGGTCCAAATGGGAGTGGCAAATCTACGTTATTAAAGTCAGTGTACCGTGTTTTAGAACCTAAAAGTGGAACGATTTATTTAGATGATTTAAAACTGAAACAAATACCTACCAAAGAAATTGCCCAGCGGATGTCTGTAGTTTCTCAATTTCAAAGTAATAGTTTTGATTTCACTGTGAAGGAAATTGTGTTGATGGGACGGACGCCACATCTACGAGCATTAGAAAAAGAAAGTTCTTTGGATTACCAACTGGTGGATGAAGCTTTAGAAAAAACTGGATTATATGACTTAAAGGATCGAACCATTTCAAAACTATCTGGAGGAGAAAAGCAACGAGTCTCACTGGCGCGAGCGATTGTTCAAAATCCGACATTGATGATTTTAGATGAACCTAGTAATCATTTAGATATCAAATATCAACTAGAAATTCTTCGAGTAATTAAGAAACTTGGAGTGAATGCACTAGCAGCGTTACATGATATTTCATTAGCTGCTCAATTTTGTGATTATATTTATTTTATTAAGGAAGGAGAAATTAAATATCATGGGAGCCCTAAGGAAGTGATAACCAAAGAAATTATTAAAGATATTTATGAAGTTGATTGTGAGGTTTATGAAGACTCAAAAACGCACAATATATTGATAAGTTATTACACATCATAA